The proteins below are encoded in one region of Buttiauxella gaviniae:
- the yciZ gene encoding protein YciZ/DeoL, which produces MPSVDPLQLAKRIDTVLDILVGGDHASAINNLEILKAELLSIASSEEEKKGDLKKSPWEI; this is translated from the coding sequence ATGCCTTCAGTAGACCCTCTGCAACTCGCAAAACGAATTGATACCGTGCTGGATATTCTGGTGGGAGGCGATCACGCGTCAGCCATTAATAATCTGGAAATTTTAAAAGCAGAATTGTTGAGCATTGCCAGCAGCGAAGAAGAAAAGAAAGGCGACTTAAAAAAGTCGCCCTGGGAGATTTGA
- the fsa gene encoding fructose-6-phosphate aldolase: MELYLDTADVAAVKRLARVLPLQGVTTNPSIVAKAGISLWEVLPALQDVLDGEGKLFAQVIAAQADEMVKEAELLVKRVPGLVVKVPTTVEGLAAMKQLKVLGVPTLGTAVYGAAQGLLAALAGAEYVAPYVNRLDAQGGDGIQMVQDLQQLLTLHAPQSKVLAASFRTPHQAMSCLLAGCEAITLPVDVTEQLLTTPAVTAAIATFEKDWQGAFGSLTL, encoded by the coding sequence ATGGAACTGTATTTAGACACTGCTGACGTTGCCGCAGTTAAGCGCCTGGCGCGTGTTTTACCTTTACAAGGCGTCACCACAAATCCCTCCATCGTGGCAAAAGCGGGTATTTCTTTATGGGAAGTTTTGCCCGCTTTGCAGGATGTGTTAGACGGTGAGGGTAAATTATTCGCTCAGGTTATTGCTGCGCAGGCGGATGAAATGGTGAAAGAGGCAGAACTGTTGGTTAAGCGTGTCCCGGGTCTGGTCGTAAAAGTCCCAACCACTGTTGAAGGCCTGGCGGCTATGAAACAGTTAAAAGTACTGGGTGTTCCAACGCTCGGTACAGCGGTTTATGGTGCTGCACAAGGTTTATTGGCGGCATTGGCTGGGGCAGAATACGTGGCACCGTATGTAAACCGCCTGGATGCGCAGGGCGGAGACGGTATTCAAATGGTGCAGGACTTACAGCAATTGCTGACGCTGCATGCGCCGCAATCCAAAGTGCTGGCCGCCAGTTTCCGTACGCCTCACCAGGCAATGTCATGCCTGTTGGCGGGCTGTGAAGCCATCACTTTACCGGTTGATGTTACCGAACAACTGCTGACTACACCGGCTGTGACCGCAGCCATTGCGACCTTTGAGAAAGACTGGCAGGGCGCATTTGGTTCTTTAACGCTGTAA